A DNA window from Brassica napus cultivar Da-Ae chromosome C1, Da-Ae, whole genome shotgun sequence contains the following coding sequences:
- the LOC106429391 gene encoding uncharacterized protein LOC106429391 — protein MSEELPKRLFKPGEETEVHQINNNCKMVRYFKRLMEWLPKELETVKKDPVFAQIFKLFDNGLGFSARVIHGFLCRELLTYKDHELWFVFARRPLRFSLLEFHAVTGLQCDTSLSLKELVDWDDDGGFWSLVIRTNKGISIFELWEHHRAAVKKWSNADRIRLVYLCIIVCMVCGRDEKAPIPIKYVKLVMDLEQVRNYPWGVASFDLLCESIAEKRDKLKENPKSYVLDGFTYGLQIWAMEAIPKLGKLCGRKLNKSFKNGPRCVNWMGAAKISYEELNKLENILTPKDDIYPYISWTGNYTVCESLQFSRRDEVEDDRVKLLMHMIMKQFDFSGHNWEYEETPVFSFGVDNKEGEKEKVATHEGEGGSDEEPNDKDGEGGSDEASGSDEEFQTPKGSATIRARDTKGKKRLPDRGMEKRKHKVLHTRPQQAPFDEDMKTFVTQLFQQGFAAMEERLEKKMDEKFEGVQSELKNSRGDSTVQAEHGDPSASKTAPSHPSPSKLAPSKPAHSNPSPRKPSPTKPSPSKPSPRRSKRLVNKH, from the exons ATGTCTGAGGAGTTACCAAAGCGGTTGTTTAAGCCGGGTGAAGAGACCGAAGTGCATCAGATCAATAACAACTGCAAGATGGTACGCTATTTCAAAAGATTGATGGAGTGGTTGCCAAAGGAGTTGGAGACAGTGAAGAAAGATCCTGTTTTTGCTCAGATTTTTAAGCTGTTCGATAATGGTTTGGGATTCTCGGCGAGAGTGATACACGGCTTCTTGTGTAGGGAGCTGTTGACTTACAAAGATCATGAGCTCTGGTTTGTCTTTGCGAGAAGACCTCTCCGATTTTCATTGCTTGAGTTCCACGCAGTTACCGGGCTTCAGTGCGATACTAGTCTCTCACTTAAGGAGTTGGTTGACTGGGATGATGATGGTGGTTTCTGGAGCTTAGTGATCAGGACAAATAAGGGGATTTCTATTTTCGAGCTGTGGGAACATCACAGGGCAGCTGTTAAGAAGTGGAGTAATGCTGATCGAATCAGGCTGGTGTATCTTTGCATCATTGTTTGTATGGTTTgcgggagagatgagaaggcaCCTATCCCCATCAAGTACGTGAAGTTGGTGATGGATCTTGAGCAGGTTCGAAACTACCCTTGGGGAGTTGCTTCTTTTGACCTTCTATGCGAGTCAATAGCTGAAAAACGAGATAAACTGAAGGAGAATCCAAAGAGTTACGTGTTAGATGGCTTCACCTACGGTCTTCAGATATGGGCTATGGAAGCAATACCAAAGCTTGGAAAGCTCTGTGGAAGAAAACTGAACAAAAGTTTTAAGAACGGTCCTAGATGTGTAAACTGGATGGGAGCTGCAAAGATTTCGTACGAGGAGCTCAACAAGTTGGAGAACATCTTAACACCCAag GATGACATATATCCATACATCTCGTGGACTGGGAATTATACAGTGTGTGAAAGTCTTCAATTTAGCAGACGAGATGAGGTGGAGGATGATAGAGTCAAGCTTCTCATGCATATGATAATGAAGCAGTTTGACTTCAGTGGTCATAATTGGGAGTACGAAGAGACACCGGTCTTTTCTTTTGGGGTTGATAACAAAGAAGGTGAGAAGGAGAAAGTAGCTACGCATGAGGGAGAAGGTGGGAGTGATGAAGAGCCTAACGACAAGGATGGTGAAGGTGGGAGCGATGAAGCAAGTGGGAGCGATGAGGAGTTTCAAACTCCAAAAGGATCAGCAACCATAAGGGCGAGAGATACAAAGGGAAAGAAGAGGCTCCCTGATCGTGGAATGGAAAAAAGGAAGCATAAGGTCCTACATACTAGACCACAACAGGCGCCCTttgatgaagatatgaagaCTTTTGTGACGCAGTTGTTTCAGCAAGGTTTTGCTGCGATGGAAGAGAGGCTAGAGAAAAAGATGGATGAAAAATTTGAGGGAGTGCAGTCTGAGCTTAAAAATTCCCGTGGGGATTCAACCGTCCAAGCTGAGCATGGAGATCCATCTGCGAGCAAGACAGCGCCTAGCCACCCATCGCCTAGCAAGCTAGCGCCTAGCAAGCCAGCGCATAGCAACCCATCGCCTAGGAAGCCATCTCCTACGAAGCCATCGCCTAGCAAGCCATCTCCGAGGAGGTCCAAACGCTTGGTAAACAAGCACTAG
- the LOC106403678 gene encoding uncharacterized protein LOC106403678 codes for MVLIYVKSGVWMSSFSDEWSFLADKQRRGRMVTLETTALLEELKIMVCEDYGVDPNLVNVEFSYEMVNQRGNPPISISNDRQVCNFVGYAKKGSSTTLCVTFSGTGTGVKEKERVNIDLNKEPCDSSNVEEGEVPDINLGDFAEPSKKCCDKRKNHVVEDGSGHAGSKSEKYGDSEKESRAVNTDFVKKDQLFRSKRVLKATMEIWAMKNNYDFLVTKSTKKWWSIRCKDNTCNWTVRAECVDGSTYFMINKCVGIHSCAPSKKSNFGKTASARTIGKLIQHRFDDANDGPKANDIIQFMRLEHSCEITYWHAWEAREYAIAAVRGIPDESYAKIPKYLHMIKEVNPGTHTHYETKKDGRFMYLFMSFGQSVRGFHSHMRRVIVVDGTFLKNKYKGVLLVATAVDGNSNLYPIAFGVADSENEESWEWFFRQLSVVIPDSKDLAFVSDRHASIAKAIRDVYPRSKHGICIHHLLTNVVKFFRTKGFTALVEKASNTYRYSEFQERFTEIVDISPALGRYLQEADVRKWARSLFPGSRYDIRTNNPAESINSALRSPRQFPVIPLLDSIREMMTRWFYERRMLSSKHIDPLTDKVEKKIDRRIVKARGFQVQKVDNFRSLVKGDIYDCHVDLETRTCTCGKFDLGKIPCRHAIPAIYSRGMEVHRFTDGVYSTAAWRAAYAESINPIPVPEAEWNVPDEVKLAKILPPESRKSAGRPVKRRYETVEDKIRSSQGSTKKKKHKCSRCGMEGHKRGTCDKPI; via the exons ATGGTTCTAATCTACGTTAAATCTGGTGTATGGATGTCAAGTTTCAGTGACGAGTGGAGTTTCTTGGCAGACAAACAAAGGCGTGGTCGAATGGTGACATTAGAAACTACTGCTTTACTGGAGGAACTCAAGATCATGGTGTGTGAAGATTATGGGGTCGACCCTAATTTGGTTAATGTCGAGTTCAGTTATGAGATGGTCAATCAAAGAGGAAATCCTCCCATTAGTATCAGTAATGATCGACAAGTGTGTAACTTTGTGGGCTACGCAAAGAAGGGTTCCTCTACAACCTTGTGTGTCACGTTCTCTGGTACTGGTACTGGTGTAAAGGAAAAGGAACGAGTCAATATCGATCTCAATAAGGAACCGTGTGATTCAAGTAATGTTGAGGAAGGTGAAGTTCCTGACATAAATCTGGGAGATTTTGCAGAACCATCAAAAAAGTGTTGTGATAAAAGGAAGAATCATGTCGTtgaggatggttctggtcatgCTGGTTCAAAGAGTGAAAAGTATGGCGATAGTGAAAAGGAAAGCCGAGCTGTGAACACAGATTTCGTGAAGAAAGATCAACTTTTCCGAAGTAAACGTGTCCTAAAGGCAACAATGGAAATTTGGGCGATGAAGAATAATTACGATTTCCTTGTTACCAAATCAACGAAAAAGTGGTGGTCTATACGATGTAAGGATAATACGTGCAACTGGACTGTGCGTGCGGAATGTGTTGATGGGTCTACATATTTCATGATCAATAAGTGTGTGGGTATACACTCATGTGCTCCTTCAAAGAAAAGCAACTTCGGAAAAACGGCGTCGGCAAGAACTATTGGAAAGCTGATACAACATCGATTTGATGATGCCAATGATGGCCCCAAAGCAAACGACATCATTCAGTTTATGAGGCTAGAACATAGCTGCGAAATTACTTATTGGCACGCTTGGGAAGCTCGTGAGTATGCAATTGCAGCTGTTAGAGGTATACCAGACGAAAGTTATGCAAAGATACCAAAATATTTGCATATGATTAAAGAAGTTAATCCTGGTACACACACTCACTATGAAACTAAGAAGGATGGTAGATTCATGTATCTATTTATGTCGTTTGGGCAATCAGTTAGAGGATTTCACAGTCATATGCGTAGGGTGATTGTTGTTGATGGaacttttctgaaaaataaatataaaggaGTTCTACTTGTTGCTACAGCTGTAGATGGTAACTCCAACTTGTATCCAATTGCATTTGGAGTTGCTGATTCAGAGAATGAAGAATCATGGGAGTGGTTCTTCAGACAGTTGAGTGTGGTTATTCCTGATAGTAAAGACTTAGCTTTTGTGTCAGATAGACATGCGTCAATTGCTAAAGCAATCAGGGATGTCTACCCACGATCAAAGCACGGAATTTGTATACACCACTTGCTGACCAATGTGGTTAAATTCTTCAGGACAAAGGGGTTCACTGCTTTGGTCGAGAAGGCTTCAAACACATATAGGTATAGTGAATTTCAGGAACGTTTCACAGAAATTGTTGATATCAGTCCGGCACTTGGACGATATCTACAGGAGGCTGATGTGAGAAAATGGGCTCGTTCTCTCTTCCCTGGATCCAGGTATGACATCAGGACCAATAACCCAGCCGAGTCGATTAATTCAGCTCTGAGATCTCCTAGACAATTTCCAGTAATTCCTTTGCTAGATAGTATAAGAGAAATGATGACCCGATGGTTCTATGAGCGTCGCATGTTAAGCTCCAAACATATTGATCCTTTAACCGATAAGGTGGAGAAAAAGATTGATAGGAGAATCGTGAAGGCTCGAGGGTTTCAGGTTCAGAAGGTTGACAACTTCAGATCACTTGTTAAAGGAGACATATATGATTGTCATGTTGATCTGGAAACCAGAACATGCACATGTGGGAAATTTGATTTAGGAAAAATTCCATGCAGACACGCTATTCCTGCAATATATTCTCGAG GTATGGAAGTACACCGATTTACTGATGGCGTCTATAGCACTGCAGCGTGGAGAGCTGCCTACGCGGAATCCATTAATCCCATACCAGTTCCAGAGGCTGAATGGAATGTCCCAGATGAGGTTAAACTTGCGAAGATCTTACCACCAGAGTCAAGAAAGAGTGCTGGTAGACCAGTAAAGAGAAGGTATGAAACAGTAGAAGACAAGATTAGATCTTCTCAAGGatcaacaaagaagaaaaagcaCAAGTGCAGCCGGTGTGGTATGGAGGGACACAAGAGAGGAACATGTGATAAACCTATCTAG